Sequence from the Magallana gigas chromosome 4, xbMagGiga1.1, whole genome shotgun sequence genome:
AACCACCACTACCCAACATCGGTGAATATGAAATTCCTGGACTTAATTCATGACAACCATCTGGAACAAATAGTCTCGTTTCCAACTAGAAAAGGTCGTGTTTTAGACTTGTTCCTGACCAATAGACCATCATTGGTCAATAGATGCGAGCCTTTACCAGGAATCAGTGATCATGACATTGTTTACATAGACACAGACATCACAGCAAAGATAAACAAGCCTACCCAGCGCAAAATATACTTGTGGAAAAAGGCGGATAACACCAAACAGGAAGAACTGACGAGAAGCATGAACACCAATTTCCACTCAATATTCCACCCAATGAGCCCTATCCAGGAAATGTgggatttcattaaaaagaaccTACTAAATATCTTAGAGGACAGTGTACCATCAAAACTCTCGTCAACCAGGTTTCACCAGGCATGGATAACGAGAGATATTAAGGGATTATCAAGACGAAAGAAAAGGAGCTTCATCAAAGCACGTAACACCAACAATAAGGCCGACATCAAAAGATACCAACGCCTAAAAAAACTAACAGAAAAAGAGTGTAAAACAGCCTATAAGAACTACATCGAGAACATGATCAGCCCTGAGCTAACAAACAACCCAAAGCGATTCTGGAGCTTCATAAAGTGCAAACGATGTGAAACAACAGGAGTTGCTCCACTCAGAGACACAGATGGCTTAACTTACTCAGACGGGAAGTCCAAAGCAAACATCTTAAACCAACAGTTCTCCTCAGTCTTTAACAGCGATGAAGACGTGAGTAACATTCCAGATAAAGGGCCAAGTCCACACCCTGCCATGGATAACATCACAGTGACAGAGAACGGAGTGTGTAAACTGCTACGTAACTTAAACATCCATAAAGCTAGTGGCCCAGATGAAATACCAACTCGATGTATTAAAGAACAAGCAGAAAATTGAGCTCCAATTCTTACAACATTCTTTCAGGCCTCCATTACACAAGGAAAATTACCATCAGACTGGAAAGAGGCAAACATAGTTCCAATCTTTAAAAAGGAGAAAAGTGTAAAGCTGCCAACTACAGACCTGTTTCTCCCACAATAGTCACATGCAAGATCCTAGAGCACATAATATGCAGTAGCATCTCCAAACATCTGGAAAAACATGGACTTCTCACTGATGCCCATCATGGATTTCGAAAGAACAGATCATGCGAGTCCCAATTAATCCTGACAGTCCAGGACCTAGCCAAGAGTATGGACCTCGGAAAACAGACAGACCTTCTCCAAAGCCTTCGATAAGGTCCCCCACGAGCAATTACTATACAAGGCAATGTATTACGGAGTAAGAGGGTCCAATGGATTAGGGACTTCCTCATTGGAAGGAACCAGCGAGTAATAGTTGATGGGAAGAGCTCCAACAATGCCCCCGTCCAGTCAGGAGTCCCTCAAGGGAGCATTCTTGGTCCGCTGATATTCCTCCTCTTCATAAATGACCTCCCAGAATATGTCCATCTCTCCAATGTTAGACTTTTCGCTAATGATTGCGTACTTTATCGTAATATCTGTACCAACACAGACACTGTTAAACTACAAGAAgatttcaataatttattacaGTGGGAAACAGACTGGCAGATGGAGTTCCACCCCAGCAAATGCCAACTGCTGAGAGTTACCAACAAACGCAAACCTGTGACCAACTCTTACAACATCCGTGGACACAAGTTAGAAGTCGTGGACTCTGCCAAATACCTCGGGGTTACCATCCACAAGAACCTCAGATGTAATGAACACATCGACAACATCACGAAGAAAGCAAATTCCACCAGAGCTTTCATACAACGCAACTTGCAGCACTGCCCACGTAATACCAAGGCAGCATGCTATACAACGCTGGTAAGACCCTTAGTGGAGTATGCATGCACTGTGTGGGACCCACACACAGCCCTTAACATCCAGAATTTGGAGGCAGTACAACGACGATCGGCTCGATTTGTGATGAACAACTACTCACAAACTAGCAGTGTAACATCAATGCTTGAAATTCTCCAGTGGACATCCTTGGAAGAACGTCGAGCCAGGAACAAAGCTATAATGATGTACAGGATAGTGCATGGACTAGTAGCTATTCCAACAACTGAGCTACACCCAATGATGACTACAGCCAGAGGCCACACAAACAGATTCCTAATTCCCTATGCTAGGACCTTATTATATAAGCATTCCTTCTTCCCAGATAGTATCAGGATCTGGAACAACTTGCCACAGAGAGCAGTGGACAGTACCTCCCTGGACGAATTCCGACAGGAGGTCCTGGCATGCAGTCTACGTTAGAGCACCACCAACTTTTATCCAGTTTTAATCTCACCTGCACTGTATATACATGCACTTGTTGTCACACCGAGCACAAGCCGAAGTGCGATGATACTCCAACGAGTCCTGCACTTAattggaagaagaagaagaagaactaTGAATTACtgggataatttataaaatacattctttcATAAATAAGGTATTATAACCTCAAAAAGTAGAATTAGCcaaatgtacaaattaacagaaaatattattattatctattaaattatttattaaagttaAAGAATACCAAAATAATAGAACACTTACTATAACTGACTGCTTCCAATTTGTtgatcaaatgaataaataagcTAAATCCTTTTGTCACAAAGGCTACTCAGTTAGAGcgggaaaaattataaaaacagacTATTGGCTAAGTAAACCACCTGATTCTGTCCACATGTATGTAAGTGACCATACAGGTGAAATGACTTAAGGCTATAAAATATCAGAAGCCACTAGAATAGGTAATTACGTGATACGTCTTGTTATTTCTTTGTTGAATAAATTACGTAAACATTGTATTTATTACCCTCGGTAATAACTTAAATACGAGTCGAAACACAGGTAATTCTTGTGTTGTATCAAAAGGGGCAATATTTACGAGAAATTCGTAATTTGGTTGAATTAAATTCACAGGTTATTCTCGTGCAGGATCACGTATATATGTGCTTGTAAAATAGCAAGCACTCAGGTCCGTTACACACaaacacaatatatatatatatatatatatatatatatatatatatatatatatatatatatatatatatatatatatatatatatatatatatatatatatatatatttatctcatacgtgtggtgtatattacccgtgtgataaacctttgctatatcacacgggtgatgctatatgaaatacttccggtcggaactacttttgacacagcccctcgcttcaacgacCTATTTTCGAAAACAACATAAGTTTTATATCAACTACAAAAAGTGatataaaatggattttgtcaaagacTTCAATTACTTACAATTATGAAGGAAAACATATAACTGCGTAGCATAGGCGTCGATACCCTGGCTATTGGGGGAGGggcttaaccccccccccccaactctttttacaaagttatacataactgTAACCAAAAgaccttttttcttgtttgtcaagatttttgataagtttagccacattcaaactttcaatttgctttgtgtagtttataaaactgcaaattacgttaactatcaccgagttcatcctgacgacgcgatggaAACATAGCGTACTTGTTGTGcaaattgtgtttatatacaagaccttaccgaaataatgtttcataagaatttgattccaccaccagtaagcgtccttattcactattttcaatccCTAATCATTAGGCTTGTGTTTGtgttataaaacatcaacaactgttccttgttcgagtcaattcaaactaacatGCATTCgtaactttgtgtatgtcaacaaacttgataattcaagtcttctgatcagtatttctatttaatcaaatgaataagctctaagaaaaattatctagagctgaaaaatcatttcaaggtttatttaagttatactttaaattaaaacagttagatttatctcagaaatgacgtactaaattgtattgcgcaaggtcacaacaACCggataacacaacgttgcatcatcgtctttaatctttgaaaaaaaaatcaattacttaAATTCGGGTCatataagggactgtctcaaaagcttcataatataaatcaaattgtatgagataaatagaacatctataattgtgtgattctatatttgctttatccaactcgttgaaatggttatattcgctcggcaagcctcgcgaatatatacacaatttcaactcgttggataaagcaaatataaaatcacacaatatagatatcccccctctctctctctctctctctctctctctctctctatatatatatatataaaacagaaagccgattcaaaactctaccggtttcattataatGTTCAGGAGTTTTGAACAATCACCATAGATACATAAGtacatacatttcaaatgatcattgtgacgtcatataacaTCAAGTATATGTTGCGCTTTTCAgagttcattatgacgtcatataatatattcaaatattctataattgtacaagaaaaacataaaatatattcaaacattcataattataatgcaTTCAGTTATATTTggattacatatatatatatatatatatatatatatatatatatatatatatatatatatatatatatatatatatatatgccaaatttgaaaatatcgAAGAAACACCAGATGTCCGTAAATGCCAGAAGCCAAGATGTGCCACCTGCCCTTACCTACAAGAAGGCCACCAGTTCGAGTTCAAAAACggcagaaattttaatatacattccTCTATTACATGTGAAAGTTCTAATCTAATCTACGTCATAACATGTGCAGGATGTGGAGAAAACTATATTGGTCAAACCGGGGATACCCTCAGACAGCGAATGACCGTCCACCGACAACAAATTCGTGAAACAAAATACCAGTGCACGGCTGTTAGCGGACATCTCAGAAACTGTGCCAAGAACATTTTTCCGAACTTTACAGTGTGTCCtatctataaattttataaaataacaaccGAAAAAGAGcgtgaaacaaaagaaaaacatttcatttcattatataaaccaaaactgaatgcattataattatgaatgtttgaatatattttatgtttttcttgtacaattatagaatatttgaatatattatatgtttttcCCGTACTATTACAAAACGCTTAtactgtgacgtcataatgaactcTGAAAAGCGCAACATATACTTGATggtatatgacgtcacaatgatcatttgaaatatatgtacTTATGTATCTATGGTGATTGTTCAAAACTCCTGAAGATTATgatgaaaccggtagagttttgattcggctttctgttattttttattatatatatatatatatatatatatatatatatatatatatatatatatatatatatatatatatatatatatatatatatatatatatatatatatatatatatatcataaagaACATATATTAACTACCAAAAAGTAGTTCTTACATGATAATTATCCCAATGCCTCtaccaatttaaaaattgtttcaatttctAACACTCCCCTGAGAGGTATGGAGTCTCATAAACAAATAACCTTGTATCACCCCGACTTCCTAACATTTACTGTATATACAGGTACAACTGTATTGTTTTCGCCAAACCATGGTAGTTGTGATAATTtcgttcaattttaaaatcgcCCTTACGTAGTTGaggttaaatgaaaaataactggTATAGAAGTTTTTCTATGTCCTATACTAATAACGTGAAAGATGGCCCCACCATTTCCCTTAATAAAACATCTGAAACTTGAAAAGCTTAACGCACTGTCAGGCACGTAACatcggaaggggggggggtgcattttttttgcgcagcaaaaaattgaattaacatggagtgccccccccccccactagtTTTATGAGACCTTGTAAAagattgaattgaaaataagcaGTGAATTTGAAGTTAAAAGTATATTTGCTGCATTGTTACTTTTACCACATAATACAGTTTTTACCCGATAGATTACTAAAAGCAGGAAAGGATGATAGAATTTAAACGTTAATAGTTCATACAAAACTGCATTAAATAGTTGATAAACATTCCATAATGCTTTAGAAAGGAAATATTTAGCCCATTCGTAGAAAAGGTCATCATTATATTTCTGAGGGAAAACACATTTCTAGTATAGGAAACTTGATTTTAGTAAATTgcaagcttttttttaaatcaaactacACAGATTACACACACGTTTTCTATTTATTAATTGTGTGAT
This genomic interval carries:
- the LOC136275042 gene encoding uncharacterized protein, whose translation is MDGYGGVLVAVRSNYISEEVNPDNENDTESIFVKMSLHNNKSLIVGSMFRPPSSDLAYMEDLKQQVDELKKKNKGAVFWIGGDINLPDIQWTTQTVDNHHYPTSVNMKFLDLIHDNHLEQIVSFPTRKGRVLDLFLTNRPSLVNRCEPLPGISDHDIVYIDTDITAKINKPTQRKIYLWKKADNTKQEELTRSMNTNFHSIFHPMSPIQEMWDFIKKNLLNILEDSVPSKLSSTRFHQAWITRDIKGLSRRKKRSFIKARNTNNKADIKRYQRLKKLTEKECKTAYKNYIENMISPELTNNPKRFWSFIKCKRCETTGVAPLRDTDGLTYSDGKSKANILNQQFSSVFNSDEDVSNIPDKGPSPHPAMDNITVTENGVCKLLRNLNIHKASGPDEIPTRCIKEQAEN